One region of Demequina sp. TMPB413 genomic DNA includes:
- a CDS encoding FBP domain-containing protein — translation MLPLTDKTIRASFMNASRKEASSLTLPADFDAIDWDRLDYLGWRDPKFDRRAYVIVPNLDGDLTGILLRHPGVARRNSAQCSWCSDTSIPNSVVMYNAKRSGESGRNGNTVGALVCEDFQCSRNARRPPIPWYEDFDVEAERRRQIEELQLRVAAFAARV, via the coding sequence ATGCTTCCCCTGACCGACAAGACGATTCGCGCCTCGTTCATGAACGCGAGCCGCAAGGAGGCGTCCAGCCTCACCCTTCCCGCCGATTTCGACGCGATCGACTGGGATCGCCTCGACTACCTCGGATGGCGAGACCCCAAGTTCGACCGACGCGCCTACGTCATCGTGCCAAATCTCGACGGCGACCTGACGGGCATCCTGCTCCGGCATCCAGGGGTGGCGAGGCGCAACAGTGCCCAATGCTCGTGGTGCAGTGACACCTCCATTCCAAACTCCGTCGTCATGTACAACGCCAAACGCTCGGGCGAATCGGGCCGCAACGGCAACACAGTCGGAGCGCTGGTCTGTGAGGACTTCCAATGCTCACGCAATGCCCGTCGGCCACCCATCCCCTGGTACGAGGACTTCGATGTTGAGGCCGAGCGCCGCAGACAGATCGAGGAACTGCAGCTGCGGGTCGCGGCCTTCGCCGCCAGGGTTTGA